Sequence from the Muntiacus reevesi chromosome 9, mMunRee1.1, whole genome shotgun sequence genome:
AGCAGCTcaaagggcacctgagatatacTACCCCCAAAGCCTGCCAGAGCATAGCAGCTCCAGCTGAAAGCAAATGTTCAAGATCATTCTAAGGCCCTTGAGTTGCCAAAATACCCAAATGACATTGATGTGTGTGGCTGAAAAAGCTGGGAAGGAAAtgggcagggagcagggagaGAACTTACAAATCCGGAACAGAAAAACCAGAAGCGAAGTGGGGGGGAGTCCCCAACGCTGGCATCAGGGTGGGCCCTGGCAGGCTGGAAGGGAGTCCACAGTGAACAGTCTCCAGGGCCTTGCAGAGTGACACCCTCGCCACCCTCGGCATCACAGGGACACACAGGGTAAGGAAAAGCTGTTACCCTGCCCCTACCCAAGTCACAAGTGTTCCAGCGTTTCCCATTTCAATGTCCTGGAGATGCAGCTTAGAAACTCAGCACGATGACTGTGGGGGCAGCAGGGGATGCAGGCCGGGACCCAGAGATCAGGTGTGAACGCTGTCTGCGCGCAAATGGCTGCGTGGAGCAtggaggggtgggcaggagggagggaggaaacctTCAGAGGTAGACGTTGAGGGTCTGCAGGATGCCCCGACGGCACAGTGGGCAGTTGCGGTGGTAGACGGGGTGGCGCATCAGGATCTCAGTGCAGGCCTGGCACAGGCACAGGTGCCGACAAGGCAGAAGCAGCACCGTCTTGCTCTGGTCCTGGCAGATGACACACTTCTTCCGCTCCTCCTGCTCCTTCAGCAATTTCCACGGGTCCTGCCCAGCTACAGACTCCTCCACGTTGAGCCTCTCCCGGCCCCGGGCTGCCGTCACTCTGGCCATCCTGACCTCCTCTTCTGCCTCCGACTGGGGCCCAGTTTCAGGAAGAGCATCCTGTCGCCATGTCCTGGCTGAGGGCAGCCTCCTAGGGCCACCCTGGGGGGCTCCAGGGGCCCCTCCCCGGTTTGGCCAGCTCGCCAGCTGCAGGCTACGACTCCAGACTCGGCGCCAGGCCTCCAAGCCCAGGACTAGCCGAGAGAGACGCACAACATCCTCTCTGAGCCGGTGGTAGGATGGCCGGGCATGGAGCTGACTGAGCACCCGGGTGGCCAGCCTCAGGGTGAGGTCCGGGTGCAACAGAGTCACTGTCACTGCCAGCACACAAGCCAGCAGCACCAGGCCAGTGAGATTGACAAGCACAAAGCTGGCCAGGAGGCGGGCAGCTGAGGCCAAGAGCTCCAGCACTAGCTGGCAGGGGGTCCAGAGAAGGATGGACATGGCCACGGCACTGCTAGAAATGTGGGCTAGGAAGGCAGCCACTACATCTGTCATCCTCCACAGCGGCCCCATCACTGCATCCCACAGGGCCAGCACGAGGGAGAAGAAGTTCTGAGTGCCGATGAGGCAGATGTTGACCAGGCTATTGATCACGTAGGCCACCAGGCTCATGGTGATGGCACAGACGTCACAGATCTGACGCAGCAAAGCATGGCCATTGGAGATCATATTGAGGACACCTCGGTGGAGGATCTCCCGGCTCCTAAGCGCCCCATGGGAGGCCAGGTGCCCCAGGAGCTTTaggctctccaggccagaagagcaGCTGTACAGTACTGCAGACAAGGCCTGCAAGCCCCCACAGGTGAAGCGGACCATAGCTTCAATCAAGGCCAGAAGTGAAAGTAAGACTCCTCGGCCCAAGTGCAGAAGACTAGTCAGTACCGTGTGTGGCAGGTTGTAGATGAAGGCCAGGAGCCAGGCCAAGGAAGCCAGGAGGGAGGACACCAGCAGGAAGTTGAGATCCAACACCAAGGTCAGCACATCCAGCAACAGGCCCACCCCATTCACTACCAAGTACACAGCCTCCATGATAGGGCTATGGGGTTGGTCCAAGAGAAGTCTGGCTCCCGGTTGAGGGGGGTGTCAGGGTTGTCAATATTTGGGGGAAAACGGGCTCCGGGATTAATCTGGAAGGGAGGTGAACGGTCTCTCCAATCTGAGAGAAGCTGAGGAAGAACTGGGTTAGAAGTGGAGTCTCAGGGGAGGGAAAGAGGGCCAGGTCTCCCAGTTTTGAAGGCGATCTGTTTGGGAAGAAAGAGCCCAAACATCTCTAAAGTGGAAGTGATCCCGGGCTGGAGGAAAAATCTCGGCTTTGGAGGCCTGCTGGTGGCGTACCACGGCCGGGCAATGGGTCAGATCGAGAGGAGACCGGGAACGGAAGGGATCGGGCCAGGCCGGGGCCGGGTGGGGGCGGCGCAGGCTGGGCGCGAGCTCGCGGTCCAGCTACGCAGGTGCCCCTGTCCCCTCCCGGCCCCCGTTCTCTGGGCTCGCGGAGCTTTGCGCCCaagggagcaggagggaagggagcgAGCCTCAGCAAACCCCAGGCGCGGCCTCTACTCCGCTGGGCGCCGCCATCTTGTGTGAGAAAGGGTGGGGCAAGAGGCAGGCAAGGAGGGAGGGGCGACGAACTCTGGCCAATCGGTGAGACCCAACCACAGGAAACGTCGAGCGCTCACTGGTCCGTTTGAACGGCGCCCAAACACATTCAGTGCTTTACAGCGGTGGGGCGGAAACAGATTGAAATCCCCGCCCCCTTGAGGCGGGGATTGGTCGATTGAAGGGCAGAGGCGAAttgccccagccccgccccctaaAGGAGCAggactttgtgtatgtgtgttctgtgactcagtcgtgtcagactgcgactccacggactgtggtctgccaaatttctctgtccatgggatatcctaagcaagaatgctggagtgggttgccatttcctactccaagggatcttcctgaccccgggatcgaacccgcctctcttgagtctcctgcattggca
This genomic interval carries:
- the RNF26 gene encoding E3 ubiquitin-protein ligase RNF26, producing MEAVYLVVNGVGLLLDVLTLVLDLNFLLVSSLLASLAWLLAFIYNLPHTVLTSLLHLGRGVLLSLLALIEAMVRFTCGGLQALSAVLYSCSSGLESLKLLGHLASHGALRSREILHRGVLNMISNGHALLRQICDVCAITMSLVAYVINSLVNICLIGTQNFFSLVLALWDAVMGPLWRMTDVVAAFLAHISSSAVAMSILLWTPCQLVLELLASAARLLASFVLVNLTGLVLLACVLAVTVTLLHPDLTLRLATRVLSQLHARPSYHRLREDVVRLSRLVLGLEAWRRVWSRSLQLASWPNRGGAPGAPQGGPRRLPSARTWRQDALPETGPQSEAEEEVRMARVTAARGRERLNVEESVAGQDPWKLLKEQEERKKCVICQDQSKTVLLLPCRHLCLCQACTEILMRHPVYHRNCPLCRRGILQTLNVYL